A stretch of Geotrypetes seraphini chromosome 2, aGeoSer1.1, whole genome shotgun sequence DNA encodes these proteins:
- the PCMTD1 gene encoding protein-L-isoaspartate O-methyltransferase domain-containing protein 1 isoform X2 — translation MKILLKVGGILVMPIEDQLTQILRTGQNTWESKNILAVSFAPLVQPNRSDNNKCETVILPSCAVRSLQDLARIYIRRTLRNFINDEMQAKGIPQKAPPKRKRRKCRRRRPNTYVFVGNQLIPHSLDSEDDEKMDDDSKEEELKEYTEAMKPEEPSRNLLREKIMSLPLPESLKAYLTYFREK, via the exons ATgaaaattttattgaaagttgGTGGCATTCTAGTTATGCCAATAGAAGATCAG tTGACTCAGATTTTGAGGACTGGACAAAACACTTGGGAAAGTAAAAACATTCTTGCAGTTTCATTTGCTCCACTGGTACAACCAAACAGGAGTGACAACAACAAATGTGAAACTGTGATACTAC CATCATGTGCTGTAAGAAGCCTACAGGATTTGGCTCGTATTTATATTCGTCGTACTCTTCGAAACTTCATAAATGATGAGATGCAGGCTAAGGGTATCCCACAAAAAGCACCACCAAAGCGAAAACGGAGGAAATGTCGTAGGCGCAGGCCTAACACCTATGTGTTTGTAGGCAATCAGCTCATTCCTCATTCTTTAGACAGTGAGGATGATGAAAAGATGGACGATGACAGCAAAGAGGAAGAGTTGAAAGAATATACAGAAGCCATGAAGCCAGAGGAGCCATCCCGAAATCTACTCAGAGAAAAAATTATGAGTCTACCGTTACCTGAATCCTTAAAGGCATATTTGACATACTTTCGAGAAAAATAA